The Bdellovibrio bacteriovorus genome includes the window ACTTTCCCATATCGTTTATTATCAAATAAAAGAAGATCCCCGCACCGGCATTAAAATGCCACGCGTGATTCACAACTATCCAAGTGCTGTGGCCGATGCTTCGGAAAAAACAGCCAACACGGGCGGTGTCATCATCACTTATCCTGAGCAAGTGATCGATCGCTCCCACCATTCTCAAGTTTATTTTGCACACTTCAATGAAGAGCGCTTTAAAACCGAGGCACAAAAATATATCGCGGCTCACGGGTATTCGCCGGAGTTCTTTAAAGACACCATTCAGTTAGAGCTTTCAGCGGACGGAACACCAACAAAATCCGAAAATGCGGTTTCTAAACCTTGGAAGACAAAAATTTCTGAAAATGATTTCCGTGATCTTCATGCTGAAACTGATGCCAAGGTATGGAGCGAGAAAGTCCTAAAGCGCTTTACGAAAACATTAGAGAATTTTTCGTTACGAGGTGTCACCTTTCATTGGCCGGACCCCTATGATTTTTATATCTTAGACTCTGCTTATTGTTCACAAACCGGCGAAATGGCCATGCAGGAAGCAGTGAATTTACCGCTAGAAATGCAAAAATCATCTTGGCACTGGGGTTTAAAGGCCTTGGCTAAGATTGGTGCTTTGGGTGAATACTTAGAAAAATCAGAGCGCTGGGCCGCCTTAGGAAAGAAACTAAAATCTTTGCCCGGCGTTGAGAAATCTTTAAAGATCACTCAAATCCGCATTATGGCTCCGTCAAATCTTGTGATTCAAAAATACATGGATGGCGAACGCATCCCCTTGCGCAGCTTAAACTTAGAACAAAGATTTTCGACTTCATATGGAAGCTATCGTGAGTTTAACGAAATGCGTGTTCGTCAGCTAGAAAATATTTTGCCCCGCTCAAACCCCGAATTTAAGGTTCTTGAAACTAAATTCATTGATCCCGTTCGCAGCTTTGCCGCTTCGGTCCGGGACATTGAGTATTCATTTGTGATGAGAGCTTCGCGAGGATTAACGACTCATATCGATGTCAGCCATATTGCGGCTGAAGGTGGTCGTTTGGGAGATCAAAATCTCAATCGATATAATCACGGCCTATTACAATGTAAGCGTGTGTTTCAATAATTAATAAACCCACGAGATATCTCCCGTGGGTTTATTTTTAACTGCTAAAAACTAATAACAGAATTTTGCGCCTTCTTTAGGACTGCAACCTGGCCAATTTAAGCTTTGGCATGAACTGTTTCTTTCCGTTTTCCAGCTGCCATCCGCTGTACAGTACTGCCAATATTCACTGTTAACATCGGCGGCCTGGGCGTTGAACTCGCGAGTCATCGCTACCAGCAACGCACGACCTTGTTTTTCAGACAGATCGAGTTTTTGTGAAGCTGTTTTCACACTTTGTTCTGACGGTGGTTGGTGATTCACCATGGCTTTAAAGTCGTCGTCATTTAAACCTAGCGCGCGGAACGGTGTCAGACCTTGGGTCTCTGCTTTAGCAAAAGCATCCACGAGTTTAGCCGCTGTTGCCGTTGGGATTTGGTAACGAGATGCCAGATCACTGGCATCAGACGCGGCCGTGGCATTTGCTTGCTCCATATCCCCCCAGCATCCCCAACGATCACAACGGTGATGTGGTGGACGGCGATGACGGTGATGATCGCCATGATGATGACCGCGACCAATACCGATCCCGATACCCACGCCGATAGCACCCGCCCCGATTTCACGAGCGGTACAGCCCGTTCCGAAAATACCCGCACAAATAACCAATGCATAAAGAATCAAATTTTTCATATGAAAAATCCCCTTTCAAATTGGCACCAAGTAAACCCGACAATGAGGTGTCTGACGAGAAGACTTTTAACAATTTTTTGCGCGGGGTTATCCTAGGGGATGCAAAGATTTTATTTTCGCAATTAACGAAGGGCGGGGCTTAAGCGCAGCATCTGCTTTTGTTGCTTAGAGAAATGCGGGGTTTCATCATGAATTCCCGGATCCATCATGTTAGCACCAGTGATGATTTCAGAGGTGTCATCCAATTTATCATACACCGCACCGATTCCGTAATAGCCGTCATCTTTGGTATGAAACAATCCCAAGTAATGGCCAATTTCGTGAGCTAAGATTTTACCTTGGTTTTCCAAACTGATTTCATCTCCACGTTGATCGGCATACATTGAAACAAAGCAAGCATGTCTTGTTTTTAAATCAATAGCCCCACCAATACACGCCAGACCATTAATAGGCTTATTCTGGTATTGCATGGAAGGCATCATGTACACATTGACGGCATCCGATTGGTTTTTAGACTCTGCAATGGCGACCATTTCAGAGGGCAAATCCATGGGTTCTGGTGTTTTTTGAGCGAGCATGGTGATTGAAAGAGTTCTTAAGTTTAATCCAGCTTCAGCAAGACTTTCTTTGGCCCGAGCGATGACTTTTTCAACATGTCCCTTTTCTCGCGTCCAATAACTGTCTGGTGAAATAAGCACTCGAATATCGACATTGTTTTTTGCAAGCTCTTCTTGAGACTTCACGACAATTTCAAAAGACACCGATTTCATCAACGGCTGATAGTGAGTGAGTGTGCGCATCTTCCACAATCCGGCCCGAGGCGCCCCGAGGATGGGGTTATTAGGAACCAAGGTAGAACTCATACCTTTAATGACGGCCAAGGTGCGATTAAGGCTTAAAACATTTCTTAAGATGGGTTGACTGTATGGTGTCAGTTTTTTTCCCGAATCACTTTGCACAAAGTACGTTCCATCCGGTGCAATCAAATCTGTCACTTGAATAAATTCTTCAGGAGAACTAAAGGCGTTGATCTGAAAACTGGCTGTGTTTGCGGGTATTTCAAAATCCACCCACTCACTCACCCAGTAGGACCCTTCTTTAACAATTTTGATGTCTTTTATGTCTTGGTAGGTGGCCGCTAGAACGAAAGAACTTTGCAGTCCGAGGGTAAGTATAAAAATATATAGAATTCTTGCAATCGACATCATGGCCTATGATTAGCAATTCCAGGTCCACATTTAACGGCGCTCTAGAGGGCCTTTAATCCTCTTTAAGCGCTGGTGACCATTAATGTCTGGTCAGGGTTGCAAAATTGGAACTGCGACCGAATCTTCTAGCAATTTAGAGGGCATGCCTTCTTCGCACCATTGCTGAATAAATGTCGCATCTTGAGGGGCATCCGAGATATACCGGGGACTCCCAAATTCAACCTCCACTTTCAAAGGAGCCCCCTTCATCAGCGTGAAAAGATGCAAAACTAAATTGTCCTTATCGATATAAGCCGCTTTTCTAAGTGGCGCATACATTATGCGGATGGGTATGACTGGAATTTTATATTCTTGAGCTATTTCAAAAACACCGCGACGCCAAGATTCGGACTTCACGATTTTCGTGGTGCCAGAAGGAAAGACGGCGATACTTTTTCTTTCTTTAATAATGGCTTGCGCGATAGATTCTCGCACGGCTTGACGGGATTTTTTGCATCCGCGCCTTACAAAGACGGTTCCAATTCTTTGCGCGGCTCTGCCGATCAAAGGCCACGCGGCGACCTCGGCCTTACTGACAAAACTGGCTTGCGGAACTTTGCACATGATCACTGGAATATCCAGATAGCTAATATGATTACTAACGAAAATGGTGGGAGTTTTCTCTGCCGCCGCCCCGGGATTTTTAACTTGGATCTGAAGTCCTAGATGTGTCGTGAGCTCGCGCATGTAGCGGGTTTTAAGCTGCTCGTAATCAGCCCCTTCGATATCGGAAATTTTTAGATATCGCATAAGCTTCGAAAAGACGTGAATGGTTTTTTTGGATTGATTCAAAAAATTCATAGGCTCTCCTCACGAAGAGCCTATTACGAATTCATTTCTTTAAATGACAAGATTTTGTTAGGCCGTCAGATCTTAAAGATCCCAATCGCCCGCGGCCTCGGGTTGGTAACGAATGCCGGTGACTTGAAGTTCACGCTTTTGTCCGTTGGGCATGGGCCACTGAATTGTTTGCCCCACTTTTAATCCAATCAAGGCAATTCCCACCGGAGCCAAAATAGAGACTTTCCCCTTGGTCACATCGGCGTCTTTAGGAAAGACTAACGTGATCTGAGACTCTTTATGGGTGTCATGGTCGACAAACTGCACGGTCGAGTTCATGGTGACGACATCATGAGGCACTTCTTTTTGAGGCACCACCGTCGCCCGCGCAAGTTCTTCTTCTAAAACTGCCGCATTGCTACTTTCTGTGTGCTGCAAAAGAAGCGCTAAACGTTCGTAGTCTTGATCTGTAATAACTAAAGATGAGTTTTGAGCCATCATAAGGACCTCCTTAAAAAATACTGTGAATCAATTGTAAAAAAAACCTGTGAGCTAAGTCAGCCGTAGCTGACTTAAATAATAGAAGCCGTCACCCGATCAAGAAATCGCGTGTGAGCGGTGAAATTAGAATGAAGAAAGGACTTTGAACACTTCATCAGTGATGAGTCTATCGAAAAACTCCGAAAAAGACAAAGGCCAATCGACTTTGGTCTCAAAAGAGTTCCTTGTGAAGAGTTCAATAATGGGCGGCAGGCGTTAGATAAAAAGGGCGGGTTAGACCGCCCTTTTTATTAATGTAAATTTGCGATCCCCTCACCCTTAAATGGGTTGGGGTCTTTTTTATTAAGCTTTGTATATCCCCAATAAGCGCCGGCCGCTAGAAGTCCTAGCATGCTGGCTCTTGGAAATCTTTTTAGCAAGAATCCCCCAACCATCATCGCTGCCGGCGTTTTCCAGTCAAAGCTATTCACAAGAGATGAATTTGACGTTGAAGGATGGATATCCGATGCCATTGATGGAGAAACGAATCCGCGAGTGCGTGATAGTTTTTCGCTTGTTTTCATTATTATCCTCCTAAAATGCGATTCTAATGTTTTTGTTCTGAAGATGGTTGTTTTGATTCATGAGGGGAATCAAGACCACCTTGCTCTAACATTTTCGTTTTTAACATCAAGAAGTTTTGGCCCAATTGCATACGCTCAGCTGGCTCCGAATTCTTCTTGAAGTCCGGAAGCAACTCTTCTTCTTCCTCTTCAATGTGATGCTCTACGAGTTCAGCTAACACTTTTACGCGCGCGGACCAAAGATCTTCGTCTTCCGTGCGCATGATTTCTTCGACCATCTGATCAGCTAGCTGATGTTCCACATCGCCTTCAAAGCCCTCCTCACGAAGCTCCTCTTCTTTCTTCATGTAAGTATAAAGTGTTTGTTCTTCGGGTTTGGCATGGGAAATTAATAGCGGAGCAAATTCCGCAAAGGCTTCGGCTCTTTCAGCTTGGTCTTTATCGCTGTCTTTCATGATCGCGATAAGACGTTTTAAAGGCTTATGGTCTTCTAAGATGATATTTACAATATCAGATTCCATCGTCATTTTTTTAGACTGTTGAGAATGGGATTGGGTGTTTTGGTTTGGCATATATCCTCCATGTAAGTTCATACAGGTATATAGCAAGCGCAATGCCAAGCTCCACGAAAACGTATTGAGAAAGATCCGTCCTGACGGTGCAAAATTCCCCTGCGTGAGAGATTTTTTCCTCTGACGCATGCCTTGATCAAGGAGGCTGTATCTTTACACGGAATAAGATCTTTATTTGTCCAATATGTGTGACTTGTCGATAAAACGAGGAGTTTTAAATCAAGTCTCCTCGAGACATCTTTCATTTGCGAAAGCATTATCATGTGCGCATCGCGACTTGATAGAAGACATGTTTATTTTTTTTCAAATGAGTTTAGCGTTGTGAATACAAAGCTTTAAAAAGGAGGCTCAAAATGGCAAACAATCAAAACAGCCAAGGTAACCAAGGAAATCAAAGCAACCAAGGCTCTCAAGGCCAAAACCGCAACCAAGGCAGCCAACAACAAGGCGGTCGTACATCTGGTGAACAAAGCCAGGATCAAAACCAATCTAGTGGTGGCATGGGCTCGAATAAAGGTTCAGGCCAACGCTAATTAGTGAACGTGTTCCCTGCAGGCTCCTAGCAATCTCCTTCATTGTGGGGCCTGCTCTTTTAAGATATATGAAACTGCTTCTTTCAGACGGTCCGAAAATAGAAATAAACGATAAAGACAGCTTTACCTGCTTTGAAGTGAATAAAAAGAACTCTTTGTCGGAACCTGCGGAAATTTCTAAAACCGAAGTGCTTCGCTTACTTGCTGAAGGTGAAGAATTCCATACTTTGTATCGCGTCGGCTGCACCTGGGAAATCGGCGATAAACTGGATTGGGGTTGACCCCCATTCCCTGTCTCTTTACTATCTTGGCGATGACGCATGCCCGTTTTTCTCACAAGACTTTAATTCTTTTAGCTTACATTGGTTTTATCAGCTTAGGTCTACCGGATGCGGTTCACGGAATCGCCTGGCCCCGGATTCGACCGGAGTTTGATTTATCCCAAGTCGGACTAGGTTCGATTTTAGCTTTCGGCGGCGCGGGTTACCTGCTGTCTTCATTTTTTACCGGCAAAATTCTTTCACGCATGCATGTGGGAACTCTTTTGGGTGTGAGCACAAGCTTTGTGGCGTTGGGACTCTTAGGATATGGCTTTACGACTTCGTGGCCCGTATTTTTAATTTGTGCCTTTCTTATCGGATCAGGTTCGGGCGCCATTGATGGCGGTTTAAACTCTTATGTTTCAAAGAATTTTTCAGCCAGTCACATGTCATGGCTGCATGGATGTTATGGTATCGGCGCGACTCTTGGCCCGATTATCATGACACAGTCCTTAGTGTTCGGAACTTGGCGCCACGGGTACCTCATTTTGGGATTATGCATGACCTCGTTGGCGATGGCCTTTGCGTGGACACGATCCATCTGGGAAATCCCGGCGACATCCCCTGATAAAGCCAAGCCTGAATCTGCACCCCCTGCGACTTTATTTGAAGCCCTTAAAAGCAAGAGCGTGATCTTACAAGCTCTTTTATTTTTCTTTTACGCCGGTGTTGAAGTCACCGTGGCGCAGTGGAGTTTTTCTTTAAATACCGGCAGATATGGCATGTCCATTGAACTGGCAGGTTTGATGAGTGTGGCGTTTTGGGTAAGCCTCACGGCCGGCCGATTCTTGATGGGTTTTTTAGTCGCCAAGTTGGGTATTGATCACCTTTTAAATTTTTCCTTTTTAGGAGCTTGTGCGGGGGCGGTGCTGCTAAATGTTCCGCTGGTAATAGCCAGCACGCTGGCGCACGTGGTGTTAGGCTTTAGCCTGTCGGCCATTTACCCTTTGTTGATGTCCATCACTTCACGTCGGGTGGGTCTGCGCTTAACTGATTATTCCATTGGTCTGCAAGTGAGTGCCGCAACTTTGGGAATCATGATTGTTCCTACGATTGCGGGACTTATTTCGCAAAATATCGGTTTGGTGGGAGTTCCGATCGTGGTGGTTGTCACGGCTGCCGTCTTGGGATCTTTACATCTGTTAGCAAGAAAACCCGCGCGGGGAAGCGCGGGCTAAACATGCTTTAACGTTTCTCAGGTGAATTCGGTTTTGACATCTGCCCATGCATTTTGGTTGCGACAGACTGAGGCATCATCTTTGCCGCCGCGGTTTGGATCTTATTCATCATGGATCCCGCGACCACCATATCATCGCCACGCATAAGAGCTTCATAACCCTGTTTGGCCACTTCTGCCGGGTCATCCTTTTTTGAACCTCCGACTTTAGTATCTTGCATTCCGGCACGCTCAAAAAATTCAGTTTCGGTAGGACCTGGTAGCAAGGCCGTTACGGTGATTCCTTTATCGGCATTTTCTGCACGCAAGGCTTCAGAGAAATGTTGGATAAAGGCCTTGGTACCTGCGTAAACCGCTTCGTAAGGACCTGGCATAATTGCCGCAACAGAGGAAGTAAATAATATCTTACCCTCCCCGCGTGCGATCATGTCTTTTAAGACGAGCTTAGCTAAATGCACCGTTGAAACAACGTTGAGCTGGATCATATCGATTTCGGCCTGAAGATCTGTTTTATCAAAGCTTGCGCCGCCGACACCCACTCCCGCATTAATAGCGATGGCATCTACCGGGCAGTTGATGGATTTGATTCGCGCGTAAAGATTCTCCACGCCATCGAAGTCTTTAAGATCGGCTTGCATTACATGTACGAGACATCCGTGCTCACGAAAGGCCACCGCTGCTTCATGAATACGGGCCGCTTCGCCGGTGACTAAAATGTCATATCCGTTTTGGGCAAATTGCATCGCCAACTCATAACCGATCCCACTTGAGGCCCCGGTGATAACCGCGAATTTTTTTTGAAATTTTGCGTCTTGATTTTTATAAAGCTCGCCCATTTTTGCTCCTTGCAGATGTTGTATTTAAGGGTGTTTTGTTAAGGCGCTG containing:
- a CDS encoding lysophospholipid acyltransferase family protein, translating into MNFLNQSKKTIHVFSKLMRYLKISDIEGADYEQLKTRYMRELTTHLGLQIQVKNPGAAAEKTPTIFVSNHISYLDIPVIMCKVPQASFVSKAEVAAWPLIGRAAQRIGTVFVRRGCKKSRQAVRESIAQAIIKERKSIAVFPSGTTKIVKSESWRRGVFEIAQEYKIPVIPIRIMYAPLRKAAYIDKDNLVLHLFTLMKGAPLKVEVEFGSPRYISDAPQDATFIQQWCEEGMPSKLLEDSVAVPILQP
- a CDS encoding MFS transporter; amino-acid sequence: MTHARFSHKTLILLAYIGFISLGLPDAVHGIAWPRIRPEFDLSQVGLGSILAFGGAGYLLSSFFTGKILSRMHVGTLLGVSTSFVALGLLGYGFTTSWPVFLICAFLIGSGSGAIDGGLNSYVSKNFSASHMSWLHGCYGIGATLGPIIMTQSLVFGTWRHGYLILGLCMTSLAMAFAWTRSIWEIPATSPDKAKPESAPPATLFEALKSKSVILQALLFFFYAGVEVTVAQWSFSLNTGRYGMSIELAGLMSVAFWVSLTAGRFLMGFLVAKLGIDHLLNFSFLGACAGAVLLNVPLVIASTLAHVVLGFSLSAIYPLLMSITSRRVGLRLTDYSIGLQVSAATLGIMIVPTIAGLISQNIGLVGVPIVVVVTAAVLGSLHLLARKPARGSAG
- a CDS encoding reprolysin-like metallopeptidase — translated: MMSIARILYIFILTLGLQSSFVLAATYQDIKDIKIVKEGSYWVSEWVDFEIPANTASFQINAFSSPEEFIQVTDLIAPDGTYFVQSDSGKKLTPYSQPILRNVLSLNRTLAVIKGMSSTLVPNNPILGAPRAGLWKMRTLTHYQPLMKSVSFEIVVKSQEELAKNNVDIRVLISPDSYWTREKGHVEKVIARAKESLAEAGLNLRTLSITMLAQKTPEPMDLPSEMVAIAESKNQSDAVNVYMMPSMQYQNKPINGLACIGGAIDLKTRHACFVSMYADQRGDEISLENQGKILAHEIGHYLGLFHTKDDGYYGIGAVYDKLDDTSEIITGANMMDPGIHDETPHFSKQQKQMLRLSPALR
- the rnk gene encoding nucleoside diphosphate kinase regulator → MMAQNSSLVITDQDYERLALLLQHTESSNAAVLEEELARATVVPQKEVPHDVVTMNSTVQFVDHDTHKESQITLVFPKDADVTKGKVSILAPVGIALIGLKVGQTIQWPMPNGQKRELQVTGIRYQPEAAGDWDL
- a CDS encoding hemerythrin domain-containing protein — encoded protein: MPNQNTQSHSQQSKKMTMESDIVNIILEDHKPLKRLIAIMKDSDKDQAERAEAFAEFAPLLISHAKPEEQTLYTYMKKEEELREEGFEGDVEHQLADQMVEEIMRTEDEDLWSARVKVLAELVEHHIEEEEEELLPDFKKNSEPAERMQLGQNFLMLKTKMLEQGGLDSPHESKQPSSEQKH
- a CDS encoding SDR family NAD(P)-dependent oxidoreductase, encoding MGELYKNQDAKFQKKFAVITGASSGIGYELAMQFAQNGYDILVTGEAARIHEAAVAFREHGCLVHVMQADLKDFDGVENLYARIKSINCPVDAIAINAGVGVGGASFDKTDLQAEIDMIQLNVVSTVHLAKLVLKDMIARGEGKILFTSSVAAIMPGPYEAVYAGTKAFIQHFSEALRAENADKGITVTALLPGPTETEFFERAGMQDTKVGGSKKDDPAEVAKQGYEALMRGDDMVVAGSMMNKIQTAAAKMMPQSVATKMHGQMSKPNSPEKR